From the Companilactobacillus ginsenosidimutans genome, the window CATTATCTGATGAGAATTAAGTGGAACAATTCTAAATCCCGTTAAGCGTGTTTTTGTGCTTTCTGGGCCTAAAGTAATTGCTGTGTAGCTGGTTAAATGTGAAAGTATTTTAGCTGACCGTTCGATTATGTCATCAAGTTGGTGATAAGTTTGTCCGAAATCCTCATCAATCTGATTTGCAATATCTTTTGGCACAATAGTAGGTTGAACCAGATAATCTAAGTAGTAACGATATCCATTAGCAGAAGGTATTCGTCCAGAAGATAAATGGGTCTTCTCGAGATAACCTATTTCTTCAAGAGTTGCCATCTCATTCCTAATGGTTGCTGAACTTACATGAAATGGTAATGCGTTCTCTAATGTTTTTGATCCAACCGGCTGGCCGGTATCTGTAAAAATGCGCACGACTTCTCTCAAGATTGCATCTTGACGTTCCGATAACATTATACCGTCCTCCTTTTAGCACTATTCATATTGGAGTGCTAACAATGTAAAATATAACAATTCAGCCTATGAGTGTCAAGTATTGGCGCTTAAAAAATTGGATTTTTACAGAAAAATATTTATTAACTTTCATGATAAAAAAAATCCCGACAAAAGTTGTCGAGATTAAGAGTGATTTTATTTATCAAATAAAAATGATTTTGAATTTTCACGATCTTTTTTAAGCTGATCAATCAACTCATCAGCGCCACTAAACTTGATTTCGCCTCGTAAATAGTGAACCCATTGGAGTGTAACTTCGTTGCCATAGATATCTTCATCAAAGTCAAAAATGTTACATTCGACGGTTACTCCAGTATTCTCAGCAAAGGTGATATTGTACCCAACTGATGTCATTGAATCATACCATTTGCCATTCACCAAGATTCTGGTTGCATAGACACCAATGGATGGAATTAGTTCACCCTTCCCCACAGATAAATTTGCAGTCGGAAATCCGAGTGTTCTTCCTCTCTGTAATCCATGGACAACTGTACCGGAATTTTGATAATCATAGCCTAGCAGTTCATTAGCTTCATCAATATTGTTATCTTCAATCATTTCTTTAATGGAGCTTGATCCAATTTTTTCTTCATCAAAAGTTTGTTTTGGAACAGTTACAATTTGAAACTTATTTTTTGAATACTTTGGAAGAGTATCCATATTTGCTATATCTCTTTTACCATAAGTGTAATCAAACCCAGCCACGACGAATTTTGCGTGCATTCCTATCATGTACTCGTCTACGAATTCTTGTGGCTTCAATGTCGCAAAATCTTCAGTGAATTCAACGAAGTACAAATAGTCAACACCAAGTTGTTGTATTAGCTCCTGCTTACGAGCCTCAGTTGATAGATATTTAAAATTTTGTACATGTTGGTAAACGACTCTTGGCGATCTATCAAATGTAATCAGGACAGATTTAAGACCATTCTTTTTGGCTAAATCAACCCCAGTTTTGATAACTTGCTGATGTCCCTTATGTACACCATCAAAAAAACCCATGATCAAAACTGTATTTTGCTGTGGAATTTCATTATTTTTAAGTGGATGTGTTACGTGTAATGTCTGCATGGCCATCTTCTTTTACTCATTCTTTAATAACATAATATCTGGAACCCAAGTTTTACGAACTTTGTCAAACTTATAAATTGCTTTAGTAACGCTATCTTTTTGAACACGAAGGTCTTGTGACTCATCTGCATCAGGCAAATCAAGGAATCCACCATGCAAAACACCGATTTCCCATTCATCTTTTGTTAACGAATGAGTTGGAATGTTAGATAAAACGTCATCGATACTTCTAATAAAATCTGTACTATTCGATTCTACCATTGATTCAATTTCAGACAATTTAAAAGTTTGGCTCAATTCATATCCTGCACTTTTCGTTCTTGTTAGTTGTGACATAAAAGCTGGGAAACCTAATTGTTCACCAAATTCAACGGCTAAAGTTCTGACATATGTCCCTTTTGAACATCTTACGTGAAAACGGACTTTCTGTTGACCAAGCTTTTCGTCAAACTCTGGATCACCTAACAAATAAAAATCATATATCGTAATGGTCCGTTCAGGCCGTTCAACCTCAATGCCCGCACGTGCATACTCATACAATTTTTTACCATTTACTTTTACCGCAGAAAACATTGGAGGAATTTGCGTAATTTCTCCTGTCATGCTCTTGAAAGTCTTATTCAATTCTTCAATTGAAACTGGCGCATCCAATTTGGTTGTTTTTACGGTTTCACCTTCACGATCTTCAGTAGTGGTAGATCTGCCTAAAGTAATTTCACCCTCATATTCTTTGGGTGAATTAGTTAATCGGTTTACTAATTTTGTTGCCTGACCAACGCAAATCGGCAAAACTCCGTCTACAAGTGGATCCAAGGTCCCAGTATGACCGATTTTTTTAGTCTTTAAAACTTTTCGCAGAACATATACGTAATCGGAACTAGTTTTTCCAATTTCTTTGTTTAAAGGAACTACACCATTCATAATTTATCTCCACATACAAAAATTACACCTAATCAGCATTTGCAATTAGATGTAATTTTATAATATTTAATTAACGATTTTGTTCGTCTTGATGTAACTTAGCAATTAATTTATCAATCTTTTCACCATAGCGAATTGATTGGTCTTGTTTAAACTCAAGTTCAGGAACTTTGTACAAAGTAAGTCTTGAACCTAATTCTCCACGAATTAATCCCTTAGCTTTATCGAGAACCATTTGAGTTTTTTCGACATCACTAGCCTTTTCAGACAGAATGCTGTAATAAATAGTGGCCTGTTGTAAGTCACCAGTCATTTCAACACCAGTTACGGTGACTCCTTGAACTCTAGGATCACGAACACGTTTAAGTAAAATATCATTTACTTCTTTTTGAATTTCTTGTTCAACTCTACCAATACGATGTTTCATAATTTCATCTCCTATTTGACAGGAACTTCTTCCATCACATAGGCTTCGATTTCGTCGCCAATCTTGATGTCGTTGTAATTTTCGATTGTTACACCACACTCAAAGCCTGACTTAACTTCTTTAACGTCATCTTTGAATCGTTTAAGTGAAGCAAGTTTGCCTTCATAGACAACAATACCATCTCTGATAAGTCTTACACCACTATCACATGTGATACTACCACTATTCACGATACATCCGGCAATTGTACCAATCTTAGAAACATTGTATGTTTCACGAACTGTAAGATTACCAGTAACTTTTTCTTCGTAAACAGGTTCAAGCATACCCTTCATAGCAGCTGTAACTTCGTCAATTGCTTGATAGATAACTCGATGCAATCTGATATCAACGTTTTCTTCCTTAGCTTGAGTTCTAGCTTGAGCTGTAGGACGAACGTTAAATCCAATAATGATTGCGTTTGAAGCAGAAGCCAAGTTAACATCACTTTCAGTAATGGCACCTACAGCTTGATGAATGATGTTAACTCTAACACCTTCAACATCAATCTTCTTCAAACTTCCGGCAATGGCTTCAGCAGAACCTTGAACATCGGCTTTAATAATAATGTCGACAGTCTTAAGTTCCCCTTCTTTCATTGTTTCAAACAAGTTATCTAATGTAACAGGATTTGTGTTTTGACGTTCTTTTTGAAGAGCACGACTAGCACGTTCTTCACCAGCTGCACGAGCTGTCTTTTCATCATCAAAGACAACGAACTTATCAGCTGATTCAGGAACATCATTCAAACCTGTAATTTCGACTGGTTGTGATGGTAAAGCCTTTTTAACTTCTTTACCATGGTCATTTGTCATAGTTCTGACACGACCAAATGTATTACCTACAACAACTGGATCTCCAACATGTAGAGTTCCTTGTTGTACTAATAGTGAAGCAACAGGTCCACGTCCCTTATCCAACTTAGCTTCGATAACAGTACCAACAGCTTTTTGATCAGGGTTAGCTTTCAATTCCAAAACATCAGCTTCAAGGTTGATCATTTCTAGTAATTGGTCAATGTTTGTACCTTGTTTAGCAGAAATATTAACAAAGATTGTATCTCCACCATAATCTTCTGGAATTAAATCATATTCCATCAATTGTTCTGTAACATGTTGTGGATTTGCACCTGGCTTATCAATCTTATTAACAGCAACGATAATAGGATCATTTGCAGCTTTGGCGTGGTTGATAGCTTCAATAGTCTGTGGCATAACACCATCGTCAGCCGCAACAACTAGGACAACGATATCGGTAATATCAGCACCACGAGCACGCATGTTTGTAAATGCAGCATGTCCTGGAGTATCCAAGAATGTAATTAACTTATCTTGAAGTCTTACTTGATAAGCACCGATATGTTGAGTAATACCACCAGCTTCACCAGCTGTAACGTGTGTATGTCTCAAATGATCTAGTAATGTAGTTTTACCATGATCAACGTGTCCCATGATAGTAACAACTGGAGGTCTAGGAATAAGATTCTCTTGATTCTTAGTTTCAGCTTCAAAGTATTGATCAATATCAGCGATATCTTCTTCAATCTTCTCATCTGATTCAATACCGTAATCAGTTGCCAAAAGTTCGATAGTATCCTTATCGAGAGATTGGTTTTGGTTGATCATGATACCAAGCATAAATAGTTTCTTAACGATTTCAGCTGGTTCACGATGCAAAATCTTACCTAAGTCTTGAGCATTCATACCAACTGTATAAACAAGTGTTTCTGGTAATGGACGTTCTTTTCTAGCTGGCATAACCTTCTTTGGTTCATTGCTACGTTGACGTTGTTGTCTCTTTCTTTCCTTCTTCTTCTTACGAGAACCGAATGGATTTGCGAGATTCGTCTTGTGACCAAAGTTACGGTTTGGTGTTGCTGCTGGCTTCTTGTATTCTGCCTTTGGAACTTCTACCTTTTTAGTTGGAGTAGCTTTAGCGGTTGTAGTTGCCTTTGCAGCCGTATTATTTGTATTAGGCCTTGAATTGTTATTGTTGTTACGTCTGTTATCGTTTGGACGATTATTAGGACGGTTATTGTTTGAACGGTTATTGCTTCCGTTCGTGTTATTATTACGTCTATTTGTTGAAGGACGGTTAGTTACACGACTAGCATCTTGGATGTTTGTCTTGTACTTATCTAGATATTTGTTTCCGGCACTTTGTCTAGGTCTTGGAGCTTGTGACGTAGTTTGATCACGTCTAACATTGTTGTTACGACGGTCACGTGATTGGAAACTTCTATTGTTGTTTGGTCTGTTGTTATTGCTGTTATTATTGTTCGAGCCGTTATTGTTTGAACGGTTTTGATTATTATTAGGTCTGTTATTACTGTTGTTACTATTTGGACGTGCATTATTCGTTGGACGATTATTTGCATTTCCGTTGTGATTGTTGTTGTTATGACTTTGATTATTGTTATTGTGATTATTGTGTTCAAAGTGTCCACGGTTATTCTTGCCAGGATCTCTTCTTACAGCAGTAATCTTAATCTTAGTCTTGTGACTACCATCAGCAGAACCTGTCTTTTCCTTAGATTCAGGCTTGGCGTTTGAAACATGCTTTGTTTCAGGCTTAGCTTGAGCTTTTGGTTGAGGTTTTGCTTGTGCAGGCTTAGCGGCTGGTTTATTTGCATTTGCAGGTTTAGCAGCGGGCTTTCCACCTTTGAGTGAAGCAACAATCTTCTTTTCAGTACTTTCGTCAACAGATGCCATATGGTTCTTAACATCTAGACCTAATTTAGCGGCAACATCTAATACAGCTTGATTCTCGACACTATTTTCTTTCGCAATAGTATAGATTCTTTTTTTGGCCATCCTATCACACTCCTTATTTTTGCATAATTTCTTTTAACCTTCTAGCAATTCCAGTATCAGTTATACCCATAACTTTCCTATCCTTACCAATTGATTTTTTTAATTCTTCGCTTGTAAAACTCTCAATTAAAACCACATTATAAAAATCAGTTTTATCTGTTAAAGTCTTTTTTGTTCGAGCACTACAGTCACTAGCCATTATAACCAATTTTACAGTATTGTCACGAACTCCTTGTAAAGTAAAATCTGTTCCAG encodes:
- the rbfA gene encoding 30S ribosome-binding factor RbfA, with protein sequence MKHRIGRVEQEIQKEVNDILLKRVRDPRVQGVTVTGVEMTGDLQQATIYYSILSEKASDVEKTQMVLDKAKGLIRGELGSRLTLYKVPELEFKQDQSIRYGEKIDKLIAKLHQDEQNR
- the infB gene encoding translation initiation factor IF-2, coding for MAKKRIYTIAKENSVENQAVLDVAAKLGLDVKNHMASVDESTEKKIVASLKGGKPAAKPANANKPAAKPAQAKPQPKAQAKPETKHVSNAKPESKEKTGSADGSHKTKIKITAVRRDPGKNNRGHFEHNNHNNNNQSHNNNNHNGNANNRPTNNARPNSNNSNNRPNNNQNRSNNNGSNNNNSNNNRPNNNRSFQSRDRRNNNVRRDQTTSQAPRPRQSAGNKYLDKYKTNIQDASRVTNRPSTNRRNNNTNGSNNRSNNNRPNNRPNDNRRNNNNNSRPNTNNTAAKATTTAKATPTKKVEVPKAEYKKPAATPNRNFGHKTNLANPFGSRKKKKERKRQQRQRSNEPKKVMPARKERPLPETLVYTVGMNAQDLGKILHREPAEIVKKLFMLGIMINQNQSLDKDTIELLATDYGIESDEKIEEDIADIDQYFEAETKNQENLIPRPPVVTIMGHVDHGKTTLLDHLRHTHVTAGEAGGITQHIGAYQVRLQDKLITFLDTPGHAAFTNMRARGADITDIVVLVVAADDGVMPQTIEAINHAKAANDPIIVAVNKIDKPGANPQHVTEQLMEYDLIPEDYGGDTIFVNISAKQGTNIDQLLEMINLEADVLELKANPDQKAVGTVIEAKLDKGRGPVASLLVQQGTLHVGDPVVVGNTFGRVRTMTNDHGKEVKKALPSQPVEITGLNDVPESADKFVVFDDEKTARAAGEERASRALQKERQNTNPVTLDNLFETMKEGELKTVDIIIKADVQGSAEAIAGSLKKIDVEGVRVNIIHQAVGAITESDVNLASASNAIIIGFNVRPTAQARTQAKEENVDIRLHRVIYQAIDEVTAAMKGMLEPVYEEKVTGNLTVRETYNVSKIGTIAGCIVNSGSITCDSGVRLIRDGIVVYEGKLASLKRFKDDVKEVKSGFECGVTIENYNDIKIGDEIEAYVMEEVPVK
- a CDS encoding L7Ae/L30e/S12e/Gadd45 family ribosomal protein, with the translated sequence MKNEFLNFLGIAVRAGKIVTGTDFTLQGVRDNTVKLVIMASDCSARTKKTLTDKTDFYNVVLIESFTSEELKKSIGKDRKVMGITDTGIARRLKEIMQK
- the truB gene encoding tRNA pseudouridine(55) synthase TruB; the encoded protein is MNGVVPLNKEIGKTSSDYVYVLRKVLKTKKIGHTGTLDPLVDGVLPICVGQATKLVNRLTNSPKEYEGEITLGRSTTTEDREGETVKTTKLDAPVSIEELNKTFKSMTGEITQIPPMFSAVKVNGKKLYEYARAGIEVERPERTITIYDFYLLGDPEFDEKLGQQKVRFHVRCSKGTYVRTLAVEFGEQLGFPAFMSQLTRTKSAGYELSQTFKLSEIESMVESNSTDFIRSIDDVLSNIPTHSLTKDEWEIGVLHGGFLDLPDADESQDLRVQKDSVTKAIYKFDKVRKTWVPDIMLLKNE
- the ribF gene encoding riboflavin biosynthesis protein RibF, whose translation is MQTLHVTHPLKNNEIPQQNTVLIMGFFDGVHKGHQQVIKTGVDLAKKNGLKSVLITFDRSPRVVYQHVQNFKYLSTEARKQELIQQLGVDYLYFVEFTEDFATLKPQEFVDEYMIGMHAKFVVAGFDYTYGKRDIANMDTLPKYSKNKFQIVTVPKQTFDEEKIGSSSIKEMIEDNNIDEANELLGYDYQNSGTVVHGLQRGRTLGFPTANLSVGKGELIPSIGVYATRILVNGKWYDSMTSVGYNITFAENTGVTVECNIFDFDEDIYGNEVTLQWVHYLRGEIKFSGADELIDQLKKDRENSKSFLFDK